A region from the Alkalispirochaeta americana genome encodes:
- a CDS encoding ABC transporter substrate-binding protein yields the protein MAQFFEHSRQNRWCKGRRSPWSFVRILLLILIVSLAPLFSGCARQDTITIGFLGSLTGSLSDLGRAGRNAVILAVEEQNARGGIKGRSLEVLARDTKQNRETAIARMHALADAGVVAVIGPMTTEIALALQDPSRQRGLVLISPTVSGDALTGVDDFFFRVMETNVKEALSLAEHSYDAEGFRRAAVIYDEANEGYAEPFYQKVRDHFETLGGEIILVESYRSGSGTRFSGVVERLVESGVDGIFLITGAHDAARISQQVRLKAPQVPLLSSSWAMTEELIAHGGNAVEGMVFFNRYMPDPSSAEGARFREAYRQRFSEEPSFAATFSYEAARVLISLLEDTRKREEIKPALLARREFPGVLGPIVFDSYGDVLRQLYRIKVRDGAFRIVGFSSDEEKE from the coding sequence ATGGCGCAATTTTTCGAGCATTCCCGGCAGAACCGTTGGTGCAAGGGGCGGAGGAGTCCCTGGTCATTCGTCAGGATACTCCTGCTGATCCTCATTGTTTCTCTGGCTCCTCTTTTTTCTGGTTGCGCCAGGCAGGATACGATCACTATCGGGTTTTTGGGAAGCCTCACGGGGAGCCTCTCCGATCTGGGCAGGGCGGGGCGCAACGCGGTGATCCTGGCTGTGGAAGAACAGAATGCCCGGGGCGGCATCAAGGGACGGTCTCTGGAGGTCCTCGCCAGGGATACGAAGCAGAATCGCGAAACGGCGATCGCGCGCATGCACGCCCTGGCCGATGCGGGCGTGGTAGCGGTGATTGGCCCCATGACAACAGAAATTGCTCTGGCCCTCCAGGACCCATCCCGGCAACGCGGCCTGGTTCTGATCTCTCCCACCGTAAGTGGTGATGCTCTCACAGGGGTGGATGATTTTTTCTTCCGCGTCATGGAGACGAACGTTAAAGAAGCCCTGTCTCTGGCGGAACACAGTTATGACGCAGAAGGATTCCGGAGAGCCGCCGTGATCTATGACGAGGCGAACGAGGGCTACGCTGAACCTTTTTACCAGAAAGTGAGGGATCATTTCGAGACTCTGGGTGGAGAGATAATCCTTGTCGAATCCTATCGCTCGGGATCGGGGACGCGCTTCTCGGGGGTTGTGGAACGCCTTGTGGAGTCTGGCGTCGATGGAATCTTCCTGATAACGGGCGCACACGATGCAGCCCGAATCTCCCAGCAGGTTCGTCTTAAGGCTCCGCAGGTGCCGCTTCTTTCCAGCAGTTGGGCAATGACCGAGGAGTTGATTGCCCACGGGGGAAATGCTGTGGAAGGGATGGTCTTCTTTAACCGCTACATGCCGGACCCTTCAAGCGCGGAAGGAGCCCGGTTCCGCGAGGCCTATCGCCAGCGGTTTTCCGAGGAGCCCAGTTTTGCCGCAACCTTCTCCTATGAAGCGGCCCGGGTGCTGATTTCCCTTCTGGAGGATACCCGAAAACGGGAGGAGATCAAACCTGCCCTTCTGGCCCGTCGGGAGTTTCCGGGGGTTCTGGGTCCCATTGTGTTTGATTCCTATGGCGATGTATTGCGCCAGTTGTACCGCATTAAGGTCAGGGACGGGGCTTTCCGGATCGTGGGATTTTCCAGCGATGAGGAGAAGGAGTGA
- a CDS encoding sensor histidine kinase, translated as MKIFSSLKQILLFLYLFSTVIPLLFLGGVSYSTLRGVLEEEVVATQHLLSREMASRVSRVAFEAESVLNYARAILRDAAGKQSSREVQNLLARLVENYDFFKRLTLLDETGRVTLSVPASPEQMGLDMSRQQFFLERGKGDLPLWSRAFVSLETGSPTATLSVPLGESVLVGFLDLSVLGSIVSGIRLGETGFALIRDQVQTVIAHPDPRYVQEMRNMTQLPDPGDPGDGYGETRQFYLDGRAYQGLSVSVEPSGWSLSLLQERAEALAPVRTILTTILVVLACVLLLGTLISFSLYWRILKPVKRLVEQTGQISSGVYRFGETEASFREVEALHHAFVAMGGVLEAREGALRDSLREKEVLLQEVHHRVKNNFQMIISLLNLQMLQTPQEDAQEAFIEAEGRIRSMALVHEKIYRSDSLSRIDFGSYIGDILEELYLAYSAQDQGISLDSHVEEVDLSINEAIPCGLILNELVTNVLKHAYPPGFTGEKSLGIRFHRVRKQEAELVVWDRGVGASLSEQGEFSLGKTLVQQLARQLKGDLSVTSSEGTVTTLRFPLTAASS; from the coding sequence GTGAAGATTTTCTCCAGCCTGAAGCAGATCCTCCTGTTTCTATATCTCTTTTCCACGGTGATTCCTTTGCTCTTCCTGGGAGGGGTGAGTTATTCAACCTTGCGCGGGGTCCTCGAAGAGGAGGTTGTGGCGACGCAACATCTTCTCTCGCGGGAGATGGCAAGCCGGGTTTCGCGGGTGGCCTTCGAAGCGGAGAGTGTCCTGAACTACGCCCGGGCTATTTTGCGGGACGCTGCAGGGAAACAGTCTTCCCGGGAGGTTCAGAATCTTCTGGCACGTCTGGTTGAGAACTACGATTTCTTCAAGCGACTGACGCTTCTTGACGAAACCGGAAGAGTGACCCTCTCCGTCCCTGCAAGCCCCGAGCAGATGGGCCTGGATATGTCCCGGCAGCAGTTTTTTCTGGAACGGGGAAAGGGAGATCTTCCGCTCTGGTCGCGAGCCTTTGTGTCCCTCGAGACGGGATCTCCCACGGCGACCCTCTCGGTGCCCCTGGGGGAGTCCGTCCTGGTGGGGTTTCTTGATCTTTCGGTTCTGGGATCCATTGTTTCGGGAATCCGCCTGGGAGAGACGGGGTTCGCCCTGATCAGGGATCAGGTTCAGACCGTTATCGCTCATCCTGACCCCCGGTATGTTCAGGAAATGAGGAACATGACCCAACTACCTGACCCCGGTGATCCCGGAGACGGCTATGGTGAAACCCGGCAGTTTTATCTGGATGGGCGGGCATATCAGGGGCTGTCGGTTTCTGTGGAACCTTCGGGCTGGTCTCTTTCCCTTCTTCAGGAGAGGGCTGAAGCGCTTGCTCCGGTAAGGACGATTCTGACGACGATCCTGGTCGTTCTTGCCTGTGTCCTCCTTTTGGGGACTCTGATCTCTTTTTCCTTGTACTGGCGCATTCTGAAACCAGTGAAACGTCTGGTGGAACAGACGGGACAGATCAGTTCGGGAGTTTATCGGTTCGGGGAGACCGAAGCCAGTTTTCGGGAGGTTGAGGCGCTCCACCACGCCTTTGTCGCCATGGGGGGAGTTCTGGAGGCCCGGGAAGGAGCGTTGCGGGACTCTCTGCGGGAAAAGGAGGTTCTTCTCCAGGAAGTACACCATCGGGTGAAGAATAACTTTCAAATGATTATCAGCCTCCTGAATCTTCAAATGCTTCAGACTCCCCAGGAGGATGCGCAGGAGGCCTTTATTGAAGCAGAAGGGCGAATACGCTCCATGGCGCTGGTTCATGAAAAAATTTACCGTTCCGATAGTCTCTCCCGCATTGATTTCGGGAGTTACATCGGTGATATCCTGGAGGAACTCTATTTGGCCTACTCGGCGCAGGACCAGGGAATCTCCCTGGATTCTCACGTGGAAGAGGTAGACCTTTCAATCAACGAAGCGATTCCCTGCGGACTCATCCTGAACGAACTCGTCACGAATGTTCTCAAACACGCCTACCCACCGGGGTTCACAGGAGAAAAATCTCTGGGAATCCGCTTCCACAGAGTCCGGAAACAGGAGGCCGAGCTTGTTGTGTGGGATCGGGGAGTAGGGGCCTCGCTGTCGGAGCAGGGCGAGTTCTCCCTGGGCAAGACTCTGGTGCAGCAACTGGCCCGGCAATTGAAAGGAGATCTCTCTGTCACATCTTCGGAAGGAACCGTAACAACGCTTCGATTTCCTCTGACAGCGGCCTCGTCCTGA
- the nadC gene encoding carboxylating nicotinate-nucleotide diphosphorylase, with protein MKTEQDYQKGLPELIDRALEEDLGGLPPKGLDITSEAIFSDETGQFSLIAKESGVLCGKEVVSAVVARVDPSVRVSWRYNDGDSFSGGAVIASLDGSVRTILQAERTALNFLSHLSGIATRTAEFVHALGGRSVLLDTRKTVPGYRLLQKYAVRCGGGENHRTGLYDMVMIKDNHIDAAGGIMAAVERVRTRWGDRYKIEVEARTLKEVEDALACGVDRIMLDNMSDHEMSQAVKLVAGRAETEASGTMTRERIARVAPTGVDYISFGMLTHTVIPVDFSLRTHREG; from the coding sequence ATGAAAACTGAACAGGATTATCAGAAAGGACTGCCCGAGCTGATTGACCGGGCTCTGGAAGAGGATCTGGGCGGCCTCCCGCCCAAGGGGCTCGACATCACCTCGGAGGCGATTTTCAGCGACGAGACCGGTCAATTTTCTCTCATAGCAAAAGAATCGGGGGTCCTCTGCGGAAAAGAGGTCGTTTCGGCGGTTGTCGCTCGGGTTGACCCCTCGGTGAGGGTGAGCTGGAGGTATAACGACGGCGATTCTTTCTCCGGTGGGGCAGTGATAGCCTCACTGGACGGATCGGTTCGAACGATTCTTCAGGCTGAACGGACTGCCCTGAACTTTCTTTCTCACCTCTCGGGCATAGCAACCCGGACTGCCGAGTTCGTTCATGCCCTGGGGGGGCGGTCAGTACTTTTGGATACCCGCAAGACCGTGCCGGGCTATCGGCTTCTTCAAAAGTATGCTGTTCGGTGTGGCGGGGGGGAGAATCATAGGACCGGACTCTACGATATGGTGATGATCAAAGACAACCACATTGATGCAGCGGGAGGAATCATGGCTGCTGTGGAGCGCGTCCGGACGCGCTGGGGTGATCGCTACAAGATTGAGGTGGAAGCGCGAACGCTGAAAGAGGTGGAAGATGCCCTGGCCTGCGGAGTTGACCGAATCATGCTCGATAACATGAGTGACCACGAGATGAGCCAGGCCGTAAAGCTGGTAGCCGGCAGGGCAGAAACCGAGGCCTCCGGGACGATGACACGAGAGCGAATAGCCCGGGTTGCCCCGACAGGGGTTGATTATATATCATTCGGGATGCTGACGCACACGGTAATACCTGTCGACTTTAGCCTGCGCACACACCGCGAGGGCTGA
- the nadB gene encoding L-aspartate oxidase, giving the protein MEHVYDALIVGCGIAGLSCAIRLKETGCSVVVITKADTLLETNTRYAQGGVVSACPDDSAELLGEDIIRAGGGYNRRDAVEIFAREAPELVQNFLVDRVGAKLVKTAEGTLHYTGEAAHSVRRVAHDNDRTGKTLQQALLARAQALGIPLVTGRTAVDIITNDHHSDDVQEVFADREVMGLYVLDNASGTVETWCAHAVVLATGGGGNLFHHTTNPALATGDGISMAHRAGAETIHMEFVQFHPTCFFHSDIKRFLISEALRGEGGRIVDHRGRPFMKEYSPLADLAPRDVVSRAIYDRMARSGRECMFLDLSTYYSGRESIRERFPTIYETCLQGGVDISCEPIPIVPAAHYLCGGVKADLFGRASVKNLYALGEVACTGLHGANRLASTSLLEGVFWGLRAADDIASREQAIKLSRLEALREWEAPSSSEEVDPLLVDQDMKLIQLTMWNYAGIIRTERGLRRADADLAYHTHRIMKFYRQARVNRRILELRNAVVSASLIVKGALRNKASAGCHHRMS; this is encoded by the coding sequence ATGGAACACGTCTATGATGCCCTCATTGTGGGGTGCGGTATTGCAGGTCTTTCCTGCGCAATCCGTCTGAAAGAGACGGGTTGTTCTGTGGTGGTAATCACCAAAGCAGACACTCTTCTGGAGACGAACACCCGCTACGCCCAGGGAGGGGTTGTTTCAGCCTGCCCCGATGACTCAGCGGAGCTTCTCGGGGAGGATATTATCCGGGCCGGCGGTGGCTATAACCGGAGAGATGCCGTAGAGATCTTTGCCCGGGAGGCTCCGGAGCTGGTGCAGAATTTTCTGGTCGATCGGGTCGGGGCCAAACTGGTAAAGACCGCCGAGGGTACGCTCCATTACACCGGCGAGGCTGCCCACAGCGTGCGAAGAGTTGCCCACGACAACGATCGCACGGGAAAGACACTCCAGCAGGCTCTCCTCGCCCGCGCTCAGGCTCTTGGAATTCCTCTCGTGACGGGGCGTACCGCTGTAGATATCATTACCAACGATCATCATTCCGACGATGTCCAGGAGGTTTTTGCTGACCGCGAGGTGATGGGCCTCTATGTGCTGGATAACGCCTCCGGCACGGTCGAGACCTGGTGCGCCCATGCTGTGGTCCTTGCAACCGGGGGTGGCGGCAATCTTTTTCACCATACCACGAACCCCGCTCTTGCCACGGGTGATGGTATCAGCATGGCCCATCGGGCGGGTGCCGAGACAATCCACATGGAGTTTGTCCAGTTTCACCCGACCTGTTTTTTCCATAGCGACATCAAGAGATTCTTGATATCCGAGGCCCTGCGGGGTGAGGGAGGGAGAATCGTTGACCACCGGGGGAGGCCGTTCATGAAAGAATACTCACCCCTGGCTGATCTGGCCCCCCGCGATGTGGTTTCCCGGGCAATCTATGACCGCATGGCCAGGAGCGGCAGGGAATGCATGTTTCTGGATCTCTCCACCTACTATTCCGGCAGGGAATCTATCCGGGAACGGTTTCCCACAATTTATGAAACCTGCCTGCAGGGCGGGGTTGATATCTCTTGTGAACCGATCCCGATTGTTCCGGCAGCGCATTACCTCTGCGGCGGAGTGAAGGCCGATCTCTTTGGCCGGGCATCGGTAAAAAATCTCTACGCCCTGGGGGAGGTTGCCTGTACGGGACTCCACGGGGCAAACCGTTTGGCCTCGACATCCCTGCTTGAGGGGGTCTTCTGGGGGCTCCGCGCAGCCGATGATATCGCGTCCCGGGAACAGGCAATAAAACTGTCCCGTCTTGAAGCTCTTCGCGAGTGGGAGGCTCCATCTTCTTCGGAAGAAGTTGATCCGCTCCTGGTTGATCAAGACATGAAGCTCATTCAGCTTACCATGTGGAACTACGCGGGTATTATTCGCACCGAGCGGGGGTTGCGTCGGGCCGATGCAGACCTGGCGTACCACACTCACCGAATCATGAAGTTCTATCGTCAGGCCCGGGTAAACCGCAGAATTCTGGAACTTCGAAACGCCGTGGTGAGCGCATCTCTTATTGTGAAGGGAGCCTTGCGAAACAAAGCATCCGCAGGGTGTCACCACCGCATGTCCTGA
- a CDS encoding ABC transporter permease, translating to MKRSVVLLLRRLWVPGLLFCLWWFLSWAGMVHPYLIPSPWRVWQAARGLVQTGVLFRHVSVSLGRVFLGYAFTVAAALPLALVFHHWPRWSQRFSLILAFFRATPPLALIPMLILWFGIGEASKIAVIVMASFFPIFLNAYDGLERVEGRWHELALSLELRYWERLLFVLFPGALPYIITGLRIGFGYAWRALVGAELFAASAGLGYLILDSQEMARTDRVVLGILTIGVLGLLFDSLLHWVAQRLTPWSDPKSQEAEV from the coding sequence GTGAAGCGGTCTGTGGTGCTGCTCCTGCGGAGGCTTTGGGTTCCGGGGCTCCTCTTCTGTCTCTGGTGGTTTCTCAGCTGGGCCGGCATGGTCCACCCCTACCTGATTCCCTCACCCTGGCGGGTGTGGCAGGCTGCCCGGGGACTCGTGCAAACGGGAGTGCTTTTTCGTCATGTCTCGGTGAGTCTCGGCAGGGTTTTTTTGGGCTATGCCTTTACCGTGGCAGCGGCGTTGCCCCTGGCTTTAGTATTTCATCACTGGCCCAGGTGGTCGCAACGGTTCTCCCTCATTCTTGCTTTTTTTCGGGCAACTCCTCCCCTTGCGCTCATTCCCATGCTGATCCTCTGGTTTGGTATCGGTGAGGCTTCCAAGATCGCCGTGATCGTGATGGCCAGTTTTTTTCCCATCTTTCTGAACGCCTACGACGGACTGGAGCGTGTGGAAGGTCGGTGGCACGAACTGGCGCTGTCTCTGGAGCTGCGGTACTGGGAACGTCTTCTCTTTGTGCTCTTTCCCGGAGCGCTCCCCTACATTATAACAGGTTTGCGTATCGGTTTTGGCTACGCCTGGAGGGCTCTGGTGGGGGCCGAGCTCTTTGCAGCCTCTGCCGGGTTGGGATACCTCATCCTGGATTCCCAGGAAATGGCCCGGACCGATCGGGTTGTGCTGGGAATACTCACTATCGGTGTGCTGGGGCTTCTTTTTGATTCGCTTCTTCATTGGGTCGCTCAAAGGCTTACTCCCTGGTCAGACCCGAAATCGCAGGAGGCTGAGGTATGA
- a CDS encoding GGDEF domain-containing protein has product MMRGPGDFCRNFFPFISLLLGALFLVLCLTLSGWSFRARPLAEYRSGQGGGVFLFPEEASVAPFLLTGEWAVMPGEYRPPGTHPPDPADQRLLNVPPPRGRFYLPSGDRYISGPITYRAVLRQIPREGLSGITIPFVQGGLQVWGNGRLLFSTASLGPSPGVRPGMARGLGFFLGAPGASFRMERSLLIPLLPDQAGDLDLVLAFDNIFQPYGGFTLAAPVAGDLGSLQRIRSARIFRDGFLTGALLLVGVFHLLLFPASRRDWSHPCFSLVCVTAALFLGTLQGEMVLATLGMLKGLLLVHLQGVLLFGFPLLYLVFLQRLFPRELTLREVRWPLAGLMILLGASLVAPLRWKLDLAVLGIPWATWGAVVLVRTLWRARRIPRGGSSLIAGGVMVWTLFGLFDGLHLLRGSQPLLWLSQYGTVLFVLANSLALSWRVVDYRLSLALLQDEAHHDGLTELWNRRNLDLHLREEWGQHLRKGASLAVVIVDIDHFKRYNDTLGHQAGDRALKEVSRLLRDEASRRKDYLARYGGEEFVLLLPDTTSEGAYQVALRACERVRAAEIPHPQGIGGVLTISLGVAATIPGNKEDEAGPGHLLFQADQALYRAKKRGRNTVEAGGPLATPREERYSRWIAHEN; this is encoded by the coding sequence ATGATGCGTGGTCCCGGGGATTTCTGTCGCAACTTTTTTCCTTTTATCTCGCTTCTTCTTGGGGCTCTTTTTCTGGTGCTCTGTCTGACCCTTTCGGGGTGGTCCTTTCGAGCACGGCCTCTGGCAGAGTATCGCAGCGGTCAGGGAGGAGGAGTGTTTCTTTTTCCCGAAGAGGCTTCGGTTGCACCCTTTCTTCTGACGGGAGAATGGGCGGTCATGCCAGGCGAGTACCGGCCTCCGGGTACGCATCCGCCGGATCCAGCCGATCAGCGACTCCTGAATGTTCCGCCTCCCCGGGGGCGATTTTATCTTCCTTCGGGGGATCGCTATATTTCCGGTCCCATTACCTATCGGGCTGTATTGCGCCAGATTCCCCGCGAGGGTCTTTCGGGGATCACGATCCCCTTTGTTCAGGGAGGGCTTCAGGTCTGGGGAAACGGCAGGCTTCTTTTTTCTACAGCTTCGCTTGGGCCATCTCCCGGAGTTCGCCCCGGGATGGCCCGGGGTCTCGGGTTTTTTTTGGGTGCCCCGGGAGCCTCTTTTCGTATGGAGCGGAGTCTCCTGATTCCTCTGCTACCTGATCAGGCCGGGGATCTTGATCTGGTGCTGGCCTTTGATAATATCTTTCAGCCCTATGGAGGGTTTACCTTGGCAGCCCCCGTGGCAGGAGATCTGGGATCGCTTCAGCGCATTCGTTCGGCGCGGATCTTTCGCGATGGTTTTCTGACGGGGGCGTTGCTTCTGGTTGGGGTGTTTCACCTTCTCCTCTTTCCCGCTTCCCGCAGAGACTGGAGTCATCCCTGTTTTTCCCTGGTCTGCGTGACAGCTGCGCTCTTTCTTGGAACCCTTCAGGGTGAGATGGTTCTTGCCACGCTGGGGATGCTGAAGGGGCTGCTCCTGGTGCACCTTCAGGGAGTCTTGCTGTTTGGCTTCCCTCTGCTCTACCTGGTGTTTCTCCAGCGGCTTTTTCCCCGGGAGTTGACGTTGAGGGAGGTCCGCTGGCCCCTGGCGGGGTTGATGATTCTTCTGGGAGCTTCCCTTGTGGCGCCTTTGCGCTGGAAACTTGATCTGGCCGTGCTCGGTATTCCCTGGGCCACCTGGGGGGCTGTGGTGCTGGTGCGAACCCTCTGGCGGGCCCGTCGAATACCCCGGGGGGGATCATCCCTGATAGCCGGAGGAGTTATGGTGTGGACCCTTTTCGGCCTCTTCGACGGCCTCCACCTTCTCCGGGGCAGCCAGCCCCTTCTGTGGTTGAGTCAGTACGGAACGGTGCTCTTCGTGCTCGCCAACTCCCTGGCTCTTTCCTGGCGTGTTGTGGATTATCGGCTCTCCCTGGCTCTGTTACAGGATGAAGCCCATCATGACGGTCTTACAGAGTTATGGAACCGCCGGAATCTCGACCTTCATCTGCGTGAAGAGTGGGGGCAACACCTCCGAAAAGGAGCTTCCCTGGCTGTTGTCATTGTGGATATCGACCATTTCAAGCGCTATAACGACACCCTCGGCCACCAGGCCGGGGATCGGGCGCTCAAAGAAGTGTCCCGCTTGCTCCGCGATGAAGCAAGCCGTCGCAAGGACTATCTTGCCCGCTATGGAGGGGAGGAGTTCGTTCTGCTCCTTCCTGATACCACCTCGGAAGGAGCTTATCAGGTCGCTCTTCGGGCCTGCGAGCGGGTCCGGGCTGCGGAAATACCTCATCCCCAGGGAATTGGTGGAGTTTTGACCATCAGCCTGGGTGTCGCTGCAACGATTCCTGGCAACAAGGAAGATGAAGCAGGACCGGGACACTTGCTCTTCCAGGCCGATCAGGCTCTGTACCGGGCAAAAAAACGGGGTCGCAATACCGTGGAGGCCGGAGGACCTCTTGCGACGCCTCGGGAGGAGCGATATTCTAGGTGGATAGCTCATGAAAACTGA
- a CDS encoding ABC transporter ATP-binding protein, whose translation MISLEVHNLSCQYTTRDRSVLAVDRLDLKVHSGTFTAIVGASGCGKTTLLRLIAGLRRADQGSISFGGAADPDRRHHAALVFQDDRLLPWLTVRQNLLLALRREALGAPEREERLRAALELVKMERWGSAYPYQLSGGMAQRVNLARALCQRRSLWLLDEPFSALDAITRLQLQQELSRLWAAEEPTVLLVTHDISEAVLLADRVLTMGEGVILHDRSLELPRPRRRSDPAFIATVSAIEESLLGTPGEEAPRQDKKEATP comes from the coding sequence ATGATCTCTCTTGAAGTCCACAACCTTTCATGTCAGTACACCACCCGGGACCGATCGGTCCTGGCTGTGGATCGCCTGGATCTGAAAGTTCATTCCGGAACCTTCACAGCGATTGTTGGTGCCAGCGGGTGCGGCAAGACCACCTTGCTGAGGCTCATAGCGGGGTTGCGCAGGGCCGACCAGGGAAGTATCTCCTTTGGCGGTGCTGCGGACCCTGATCGCCGCCATCACGCTGCCCTTGTTTTCCAGGATGACCGGCTGCTCCCGTGGCTTACGGTTCGGCAGAATCTTTTGCTGGCCCTTCGCAGGGAAGCCCTTGGGGCTCCCGAGAGAGAGGAACGGCTTCGGGCAGCTTTGGAACTTGTGAAAATGGAACGCTGGGGGTCAGCGTACCCCTATCAGCTCTCGGGGGGCATGGCCCAGCGAGTGAACCTGGCTCGAGCTCTCTGTCAGCGACGGTCCCTGTGGCTCCTGGATGAACCCTTCAGCGCGCTCGATGCAATCACACGACTCCAGCTTCAGCAGGAGCTCTCCCGACTCTGGGCGGCGGAGGAGCCCACGGTCCTTCTTGTGACGCACGATATCAGTGAGGCTGTTCTTCTGGCGGATCGGGTTCTCACCATGGGCGAAGGGGTGATCCTCCATGACCGGTCGCTCGAGCTGCCCCGTCCCCGCCGGAGAAGCGACCCCGCTTTTATCGCTACTGTCTCGGCTATCGAGGAATCGCTTCTGGGAACACCCGGGGAAGAAGCTCCTCGCCAGGACAAAAAAGAGGCAACCCCGTAG
- the nadA gene encoding quinolinate synthase NadA, with product MERIENEGASLFDILDVKERLGSRLLIPAHFYVASDVVDLADCVGDSYKLAVDVSRNDAEFIVFCGVRFMAEGARVLARDHQRVLMPERAAGCPMADMIDAATARDVLTLLQRASSRPVVPVVYMNSDTATKSLCGQEGGAVCTSSNATAILQYYFDQGKNVFFFPDYHLGSNVARALGIPPEQTLRVSRETRSHDFSNRDEPRLFLWDGHCPVHVGFTPRDVERLRGEHPDAQVMVHPECEASVVDMADSWGSTREIRDAVAGSPPGTSWIIGTELNFVKTLARDNPDKKVLPLKASLCRNMAKVTVANTARAVRSVEDFLQGRGDLFQEVQVDPFLARDARQALHKMISIVEQG from the coding sequence GTGGAACGAATAGAAAACGAGGGGGCATCCCTCTTTGACATCCTTGATGTGAAGGAACGTCTTGGGTCGAGGCTGTTGATTCCTGCCCATTTTTACGTTGCCAGCGATGTAGTGGATCTTGCAGATTGCGTTGGTGACTCCTATAAACTCGCTGTGGATGTGAGCAGAAACGATGCAGAGTTCATTGTTTTTTGCGGAGTGCGTTTTATGGCCGAAGGAGCACGGGTTCTCGCCCGGGATCACCAGCGGGTTCTGATGCCCGAAAGGGCTGCGGGGTGCCCCATGGCGGACATGATCGATGCCGCAACGGCTCGGGACGTTCTGACTCTTCTTCAGAGGGCTTCCTCCCGACCTGTTGTCCCCGTGGTGTACATGAACTCCGATACTGCCACAAAGAGTCTCTGCGGTCAGGAAGGCGGTGCCGTTTGTACCAGTTCCAACGCCACGGCGATACTTCAATACTATTTTGATCAAGGGAAGAACGTCTTTTTCTTTCCCGATTATCACCTGGGCAGTAATGTGGCCAGGGCTCTTGGAATTCCCCCAGAGCAGACTCTGCGGGTTTCCCGCGAAACCCGAAGCCATGATTTCTCCAATCGGGATGAGCCGAGGTTGTTTCTCTGGGATGGACACTGCCCCGTCCACGTGGGTTTTACTCCTCGGGACGTGGAACGTCTCCGGGGTGAGCATCCTGATGCCCAGGTGATGGTGCACCCCGAGTGCGAGGCCTCCGTGGTAGATATGGCTGATTCCTGGGGGTCAACCCGGGAGATCCGTGATGCCGTGGCCGGCTCTCCTCCGGGAACCTCCTGGATCATCGGGACGGAGTTGAACTTTGTGAAGACCCTGGCGCGGGATAATCCTGACAAAAAGGTGCTCCCCCTCAAGGCCTCGTTGTGCCGCAACATGGCAAAGGTCACTGTGGCGAACACAGCCCGGGCGGTGCGCTCTGTTGAGGATTTTCTCCAGGGACGAGGTGATCTGTTTCAGGAGGTTCAGGTGGATCCGTTTCTTGCCCGGGACGCCCGGCAGGCCCTGCACAAGATGATTTCCATCGTGGAACAGGGTTAG